One genomic region from Peromyscus eremicus chromosome 20, PerEre_H2_v1, whole genome shotgun sequence encodes:
- the St3gal1 gene encoding CMP-N-acetylneuraminate-beta-galactosamide-alpha-2,3-sialyltransferase 1, translating into MNMRKRTLKWLTFLLLLIFLTSFVLNYSSTGLHAAWFSKQMVLGFSDNLRKLIKAQPCTCTHCISQGKVSYWFDQRFNKTMQPLLTAHNALMDEDTYQWWLRLQRERKPNNLSDTIKELFRVVPGNVDPALDKRLVGCRRCAVVGNSGNLKDSSYGPDIDSHDFVVRMNRAPTVGFEGDVGSRTTHHLVYPESFRELGENVSMVLVPFKTTDLQWVVSATTTGTITHTYVPVPPKIKVKQEKILIYHPAFIKYVFDSWLQGHGRYPSTGILSVIFSIHVCDEVDLYGFGADSKGNWHHYWENNPSAGAFRKTGVHDADFEYNVTTTLAAIHKIRIFKGR; encoded by the exons ATGAACATGAGGAAGAGGACCCTCAAGTGGCTCACCTTCCTCCTGCTTCTCATCTTCCTCACATCCTTTGTCCTGAACTACTCAAGCACGGGACTGCACGCCGCCTGGTTCTCCAAGCAGATGGTCCTGGGGTTCTCAGACAACTTACGCAAGCTCATCAAGGCCCAGccgtgcacctgcacacactgcATCAGCCAGGGCAAGGTCTCCTACTGGTTCGACCAGCGCTTCAACAAGACCATGCAGCCGCTGCTGACAGCCCACAATGCTCTGATGGACGAGGACACGTACCAGTGGTGGCTG AGGCTCCAGCGGGAGAGGAAACCTAACAACCTGAGTGACACTATCAAGGAACTGTTTCGTGTGGTGCCTGGGAATGTGGATCCTGCGCTGGACAAGAGGTTGGTGGGTTGCCGACGCTGTGCAGTCGTGGGGAACTCCGGGAACCTGAAGGACTCCTCGTATGGGCCCGACATTGACAGCCATGACTTTGTGGTGAG gatgAACAGGGCACCCACCGTGGGCTTTGAGGGGGATGTTGGGAGCAGGACCACCCACCATCTTGTATATCCTGAGAGCTTCCGGGAGCTGGGAGAGAATGTCAGCATGGTCCTGGTTCCCTTCAAGACCACCGACCTGCAGTGGGTGGTCAGTGCCACCACCACAGGCACCATAACTCA CACCTACGTCCCGGTGCCCCCGAAGATCAAAGTGAAACAGGAGAAG ATCCTGATCTACCACCCAGCCTTCATCAAGTATGTCTTTGACAGCTGGCTTCAGGGGCATGGGCGGTACCCATCAACCGGCATCCTCTCCGTCATCTTCTCCATTCATGTCTGTGATgag GTGGACTTGTATGGCTTTGGGGCAGACAGCAAAGGGAATTGGCACCATTACTGGGAAAACAACCCATCTGCGGGTGCATTCCGAAAGACGGGGGTGCATGATGCTGACTTCGAGTACAATGTCACAACCACCCTGGCAGCCATCCACAAAATTCGCATCTTCAAGGGGAGATGA